A stretch of the Flavobacterium sp. 5 genome encodes the following:
- a CDS encoding M1 family aminopeptidase: EYWMGPYPFYEDGYQLIETSHTGMEHQSAVSYGNYYKPGYRGRDLSGTGWGMKWDFIIIHESGHEWFGNNITTNDLADMWVHEGFTNYSETLFVDYIFGEQAGNEYNAGTRKGISNDRPIIPDYNVNAQGSGDMYPKGGNMLHSIRHGVDNDELFRKVIRGLGNHFYHQTVTSKQVEDYVSKHLNFNYSKVFDQYLRTTQIPNFEFYFNADKTKVFYRYNNCIRGFNLPLTLKNGTTKIKVIPSDQWQNSAITKDQQSLFDVDAIKKMYYINPILTTEAK; this comes from the coding sequence GAATACTGGATGGGACCTTATCCTTTTTATGAAGATGGTTATCAGTTAATTGAAACTTCACATACCGGAATGGAACATCAAAGTGCAGTTTCTTATGGAAATTATTATAAACCTGGATATAGAGGCCGAGATCTGTCTGGAACCGGATGGGGAATGAAATGGGATTTTATCATCATTCACGAAAGTGGTCATGAATGGTTTGGAAATAATATCACAACAAATGACCTAGCCGATATGTGGGTTCATGAAGGATTTACAAACTACAGTGAAACCTTATTTGTTGATTATATTTTCGGAGAACAAGCAGGTAATGAATACAATGCTGGTACCCGAAAAGGAATAAGTAACGATAGACCAATTATACCAGATTACAATGTAAACGCACAAGGAAGTGGTGATATGTATCCAAAAGGAGGTAATATGCTACATTCGATTCGTCACGGTGTTGATAATGATGAATTATTTAGAAAAGTAATTAGAGGGTTAGGCAACCATTTTTACCACCAAACGGTTACTTCAAAACAAGTGGAAGATTATGTTTCAAAACATCTTAATTTCAATTACAGTAAGGTATTTGACCAATATTTGAGAACTACTCAAATTCCGAATTTTGAGTTTTATTTCAATGCTGATAAAACTAAAGTTTTCTACCGTTACAATAACTGTATAAGAGGTTTCAATTTACCTTTAACATTGAAAAATGGTACAACAAAAATAAAAGTTATACCTTCAGATCAATGGCAAAATAGTGCAATAACTAAAGACCAACAATCTTTATTTGATGTAGATGCCATTAAAAAAATGTACTATATCAATCCAATTTTGACTACTGAAGCAAAATAA